Proteins encoded together in one Psychrobacter sanguinis window:
- a CDS encoding LPD1 domain-containing protein: MNETVQLISNLETLRLSLENFNDPSDEPQRKAVISGLKALGMNYQPENNVKDGFSDNPNDNNYRYADTGYIAGSKKELASNRIKQLAKDGVAVKVKDIDWSEIETDALLAESLIKKSNIMGQVDYNELKDNGIEPGTAFLIQKILASVATEPHWDLVEFAKNSYAGRRNISYNQDQLLAFARLTDEFGAAQQKQMMRKAYVAGIDTLKARISKCVTPRDLYNELVAIAGELGGSMLSSDVADKYKTLSAEQDALRTEMEEESEALYKEAIAGLAAMAKEEGVNPIEYNIQKWVMSWATEKYPERQFSGSYIGKGIVDTNKFEKWKEYTVALKAINAIGAFETLTTNRNIQQWVALGERFWAIIERTSSAFVKHLNLAIDGKYDDWGLTITDSSKTGSGGKKGKKKTTFELIVAEQIERKGGKEVVINSTKELKDEFGFRDIQSGDWILKEKSSAEFHVKNTAAAMFDLSDIIGIDHKALGFNGRLAMAFGARGRGGALAHYEPVQRVINLTKMRGGGSLGHEWFHAIDNILGEVLGNEEAVGANNFLTENPSLASNPKISNAFKDLQDAMFIGDTYTPEVFKLTEKDIELAKLNINPDKLNRTTKAILDAGNASGAVRAIDDMYGRTNRSRRSKRHTVWRKVAAAYYNQDKAGETVVLETGPISSKYKANSVSLDGTRAKPYWSTTVEMAARAFQAYLEDGLEAQGRRNDYLSYGANNDLYDSAHKAYPEGDERARINAAFDKLFKVIKDEKVFENASADEALMDSIFGRQPNNNLALDHLIRW; encoded by the coding sequence ATGAATGAGACAGTACAGCTTATCAGCAATCTTGAGACCTTGAGATTGTCGCTGGAAAACTTTAACGATCCTAGCGATGAGCCACAGCGGAAAGCGGTTATAAGCGGCCTAAAAGCGCTTGGGATGAATTATCAGCCTGAAAATAACGTTAAGGATGGCTTTAGTGATAACCCAAACGATAATAACTATCGGTATGCTGATACGGGTTATATTGCCGGCTCTAAAAAAGAGCTGGCAAGTAACCGCATAAAACAGTTGGCCAAAGATGGGGTTGCTGTAAAAGTTAAAGACATAGATTGGTCGGAAATTGAAACTGATGCGCTGCTTGCTGAGTCCCTAATTAAAAAATCAAACATTATGGGTCAGGTTGACTACAATGAGTTAAAAGATAATGGTATTGAGCCTGGTACCGCTTTTTTAATTCAAAAAATATTGGCATCTGTGGCAACAGAGCCTCATTGGGACTTAGTTGAATTTGCTAAAAACTCTTATGCTGGTCGTAGAAACATAAGCTACAATCAAGATCAATTACTCGCATTTGCAAGATTAACAGATGAGTTTGGCGCAGCTCAGCAAAAGCAGATGATGCGTAAAGCTTATGTGGCAGGTATTGATACGTTAAAAGCGCGCATTAGTAAGTGTGTCACACCTCGTGATTTGTACAATGAACTTGTGGCTATCGCAGGTGAACTTGGTGGTTCAATGCTTAGTTCGGACGTCGCAGATAAATATAAAACGTTGTCCGCAGAGCAAGATGCATTAAGAACTGAGATGGAAGAGGAGAGTGAGGCGTTATACAAAGAAGCGATTGCTGGGCTTGCTGCAATGGCCAAGGAAGAGGGTGTAAACCCAATTGAATATAATATACAAAAGTGGGTAATGAGCTGGGCTACAGAAAAATACCCCGAACGCCAGTTTAGTGGTAGTTACATTGGTAAAGGCATTGTTGACACAAATAAGTTTGAAAAGTGGAAAGAGTATACTGTTGCTTTAAAAGCTATCAATGCAATAGGGGCATTTGAGACATTAACTACAAATAGGAACATTCAGCAATGGGTTGCTCTTGGTGAGAGATTTTGGGCAATTATTGAGCGTACTTCATCAGCCTTTGTTAAACACCTAAACCTAGCCATAGATGGTAAATATGACGACTGGGGACTGACTATTACAGATAGCAGCAAGACTGGAAGTGGTGGCAAAAAAGGTAAGAAAAAAACAACTTTTGAATTAATTGTTGCTGAACAAATTGAGCGTAAGGGCGGGAAAGAAGTTGTCATCAACTCTACCAAAGAGCTTAAAGATGAATTTGGCTTCAGAGATATTCAATCAGGAGATTGGATTTTAAAAGAAAAATCTAGTGCTGAATTTCATGTGAAGAATACGGCAGCAGCCATGTTTGATTTGTCAGATATTATCGGTATTGACCATAAAGCCCTTGGATTTAACGGTAGATTAGCAATGGCTTTTGGTGCGCGTGGTAGAGGAGGAGCGCTTGCTCATTATGAGCCAGTTCAGCGCGTCATTAACTTAACCAAAATGCGTGGTGGTGGCTCGCTTGGCCATGAATGGTTTCATGCTATCGATAACATTTTAGGTGAAGTACTAGGTAATGAAGAAGCTGTTGGAGCCAATAATTTTTTAACAGAAAATCCAAGCCTTGCTAGTAACCCTAAAATTTCAAACGCCTTTAAAGATTTGCAAGATGCCATGTTCATTGGTGATACCTATACACCTGAAGTGTTTAAGCTTACAGAAAAAGATATTGAGCTGGCAAAATTAAATATTAATCCCGATAAGCTTAATAGGACGACAAAAGCAATCTTAGATGCAGGCAATGCCAGCGGCGCTGTAAGAGCGATTGACGATATGTATGGCAGAACAAATAGAAGCCGCCGTAGCAAACGGCATACAGTATGGCGAAAAGTGGCGGCTGCATATTATAATCAAGATAAGGCAGGAGAAACTGTCGTTCTTGAAACCGGTCCTATATCGTCTAAATATAAAGCAAATTCGGTATCTCTTGATGGAACACGCGCCAAGCCGTATTGGTCTACAACAGTTGAAATGGCGGCAAGGGCATTTCAGGCGTATCTTGAGGATGGTTTAGAGGCGCAAGGACGCCGTAATGACTACTTGAGTTATGGTGCTAACAATGATTTATACGATAGCGCCCATAAGGCTTATCCTGAGGGTGACGAGCGTGCCCGTATTAATGCGGCATTTGATAAGCTATTCAAAGTAATCAAAGATGAGAAGGTATTCGAAAATGCATCAGCCGATGAAGCTTTGATGGACTCTATTTTTGGCAGGCAGCCAAATAATAATTTAGCGTTAGATCATTTGATTCGGTGGTAG
- a CDS encoding DMT family transporter, producing MPKISVALGMTLLVVGNIFAVFSDALIKDLPAETALYQFILFRQLTAVAMLLPLSLINKKQKLFNEIKWHFVRSHIWLIGVVFMVISLQSLPLATANAIFYAAPLLMLPIGFLLYKDNLSPSTIIVSILGFIGILIIVQPKQINIGAIFALLVAATIAINNLLVRKLPQNHTVYQTLLLTNLVGTPTALVLALWENSPFSWESLTIAALSNVFILIYAGICVEVYKNIEAHKVSSAEYSGLLVAVIVGIIWFNEVPNLSLLVGGTLIVAPLIWLANAERVKYRNLN from the coding sequence ATGCCAAAAATCAGCGTAGCATTAGGTATGACCCTTTTAGTAGTGGGAAATATTTTTGCAGTATTTTCAGATGCACTAATAAAAGACTTGCCAGCTGAAACAGCGTTATATCAATTTATTCTTTTTCGGCAGTTGACCGCTGTTGCTATGCTTTTACCACTTTCTTTGATTAACAAAAAACAGAAGTTGTTTAATGAGATAAAATGGCATTTTGTTCGCAGTCATATTTGGTTAATTGGTGTGGTATTCATGGTAATATCCCTTCAATCCCTCCCCCTGGCAACTGCAAATGCTATTTTTTACGCAGCCCCGCTTCTTATGTTACCAATAGGCTTTTTGTTATATAAGGATAACTTAAGCCCTTCAACAATTATTGTATCTATCCTGGGTTTTATCGGCATTTTGATTATTGTTCAACCTAAGCAAATCAACATAGGCGCAATATTTGCGCTTTTAGTAGCGGCCACAATTGCTATAAATAATCTTTTAGTAAGAAAACTGCCTCAAAACCATACCGTTTATCAAACTTTATTATTGACTAATTTAGTGGGGACACCTACTGCCTTAGTATTAGCTTTATGGGAAAACAGCCCGTTTAGCTGGGAATCGCTTACTATAGCAGCTCTATCAAATGTTTTTATTTTAATTTATGCCGGAATATGTGTAGAAGTATACAAAAACATCGAAGCCCACAAAGTTTCTAGTGCTGAATACTCTGGATTACTAGTCGCAGTAATTGTAGGCATTATATGGTTTAATGAAGTACCAAATTTAAGCTTACTGGTTGGAGGAACTTTAATTGTTGCTCCTTTAATTTGGCTAGCAAACGCTGAAAGAGTAAAGTATAGAAATTTGAATTAG
- a CDS encoding PPC domain-containing protein: MEVSMKNLIPTLLTSVALLASSSYAMACNETKPIEVRFAKGTTSSSYTGQIIGYQYYSYHFIANKGQKLKVKIDGGNVDAYLFHDKLKDSVYMGQYSPELDAQGNYTLPYSGEYELRVLQPRSQARLGKTPKYNLKISIQ, translated from the coding sequence ATAGAGGTGAGTATGAAAAACTTAATTCCTACCCTGTTAACTTCTGTAGCTTTATTAGCAAGCAGTTCGTATGCCATGGCATGTAATGAGACTAAGCCAATCGAAGTAAGATTCGCCAAGGGAACAACATCCTCTAGTTATACAGGCCAAATTATAGGCTACCAGTATTATTCATATCATTTTATAGCAAATAAAGGTCAAAAATTAAAAGTTAAAATAGATGGTGGAAATGTAGATGCTTATTTATTTCATGATAAGCTAAAAGACTCAGTGTATATGGGTCAATATTCTCCAGAATTAGACGCTCAAGGTAATTATACTCTTCCTTATTCAGGAGAATACGAGCTTCGGGTGCTTCAGCCTCGCTCTCAGGCTAGACTAGGCAAGACTCCAAAGTACAATCTTAAAATATCTATACAGTAA
- a CDS encoding tyrosine-type recombinase/integrase — translation MKVKLTKKFIDDLPLTESGYKIYPDEVLTGFALYVGTKSKRYILNRRINKKMYRTLVDEVHMTTLTAAREKATAMMVNIRQGLHPYEGLHELPEIEDEESKAPQVPTLLEAYNYFKEMKSELSDGTITTYDRQILGKLSDWLDKPLNDITKAMISKKHKEISANSKAQANATMRALRSVWNYCRDSFLDENEDFIIKEQPIKILNAKKDWNNIKPRTRHVAEENLGQFFKTLLKYTDRSSHMQAPHSNNARDLMLMFMLTGVRLNEGQNLEWSDVDLDNGYIVFRDTKNGSDYDMPLGKILAALLKERKRLSDGSRWVFPSSQRNTDGPITDLTRSYKRIGELNGMYITPHDLRRTFGTVANSLNINYPVLKRLLNHRETKATDDVTLQYVQVSQKQLRTALNQIEKLYCKQAEMTQDEVIAKLI, via the coding sequence ATGAAAGTTAAGCTAACGAAGAAGTTTATTGATGATCTACCACTTACTGAAAGTGGTTATAAGATATATCCTGATGAAGTTTTGACGGGTTTTGCATTATACGTTGGCACTAAGAGCAAACGTTATATTTTAAACAGACGTATTAACAAAAAAATGTACCGCACGCTAGTTGATGAAGTTCACATGACTACTCTAACAGCCGCACGTGAAAAAGCAACTGCAATGATGGTAAATATCAGACAAGGATTACACCCTTACGAGGGACTGCATGAGCTACCAGAGATTGAAGATGAAGAGAGCAAGGCACCACAAGTACCTACTTTGCTAGAGGCTTATAATTATTTTAAAGAAATGAAATCAGAGCTTTCAGATGGAACTATAACAACCTATGACCGACAGATATTAGGTAAGCTTAGTGACTGGCTTGATAAGCCGCTTAACGATATAACCAAGGCCATGATCAGCAAGAAACATAAAGAAATAAGCGCCAATAGTAAGGCTCAAGCTAATGCGACTATGAGGGCATTAAGATCAGTTTGGAATTATTGTAGAGATAGTTTTTTAGACGAGAATGAAGACTTCATAATCAAAGAACAGCCTATCAAGATACTTAATGCCAAAAAGGACTGGAATAATATAAAACCACGTACCAGGCACGTAGCAGAAGAAAATCTAGGCCAGTTCTTTAAGACATTACTAAAATACACCGATCGCAGCTCGCACATGCAAGCACCACATAGTAATAATGCTCGCGATCTTATGCTAATGTTTATGCTAACTGGCGTGAGACTTAATGAAGGTCAAAATCTTGAGTGGTCCGACGTTGATCTTGATAACGGTTATATCGTATTTAGAGATACAAAAAACGGATCAGATTATGACATGCCACTGGGCAAAATACTTGCAGCATTACTCAAAGAACGCAAGAGGTTAAGTGATGGTAGTCGTTGGGTTTTTCCAAGTAGTCAACGCAATACTGACGGACCTATAACTGACTTAACCCGTAGCTACAAACGCATTGGTGAATTAAATGGCATGTATATCACACCCCACGATTTAAGGCGCACGTTTGGCACCGTGGCCAACAGCTTGAACATCAACTACCCAGTCCTTAAAAGGCTGTTAAATCATCGTGAGACCAAGGCAACCGATGATGTGACATTGCAGTACGTGCAGGTGTCACAGAAGCAGCTTAGAACGGCTTTAAATCAGATTGAGAAACTGTATTGCAAGCAAGCTGAAATGACTCAAGATGAAGTTATAGCAAAACTCATATAA
- a CDS encoding glycosyltransferase family 2 protein: MSAINNTLSPDFKIGIVIPAHNEADTIADCLASIKIAINQLPPSIEAFAIVVLDSCADDTLTLVKAAGVDYISCDYRCVGKVRDAGIIEAIDQGAIWIACTDADSVVSPDWLTQQVAHIATQALSEQSTAMICGVVSIDKWDHLTPQTKQDYLAHYQDVMGHHHIHGANLSFSSKAYLNVGGFAPLACHEDVDLVNKFKAQGYDILWSNKVRVTTSSRLEARASEGFAAFLNNLEQSDL, from the coding sequence ATGTCCGCTATAAACAACACACTAAGTCCTGACTTCAAAATTGGCATTGTCATTCCTGCTCATAATGAGGCCGATACCATTGCTGACTGCCTCGCATCGATTAAGATCGCTATTAATCAGCTACCTCCCTCTATCGAAGCCTTTGCAATCGTGGTACTTGATAGTTGTGCAGATGATACCCTTACCTTGGTTAAAGCTGCAGGCGTCGATTATATTAGTTGTGACTATCGCTGTGTCGGCAAAGTACGTGATGCCGGCATTATTGAGGCTATTGACCAAGGAGCGATATGGATTGCCTGCACAGATGCCGACTCTGTGGTATCACCCGATTGGCTAACTCAACAAGTGGCGCATATTGCCACTCAAGCACTATCAGAACAGTCTACGGCTATGATTTGCGGGGTGGTGAGTATCGATAAATGGGACCATTTAACCCCTCAGACCAAACAAGACTATTTAGCCCATTATCAAGACGTCATGGGTCACCATCACATTCATGGGGCCAACTTAAGCTTTAGCAGCAAGGCTTATCTCAATGTAGGCGGATTTGCTCCCCTTGCTTGCCATGAGGACGTAGACTTGGTAAATAAATTTAAAGCACAAGGTTATGACATCTTATGGAGTAATAAAGTACGTGTTACCACCAGTAGTCGCTTAGAAGCTCGAGCGTCCGAGGGCTTTGCGGCATTTTTAAATAATCTGGAACAGAGTGATCTTTAA